One window from the genome of Bradyrhizobium xenonodulans encodes:
- the dinB gene encoding DNA polymerase IV — MSESGTVTGEVSPVRKILHIDMDAFYASVEQRDNPELRGKAVAVGGSAERGVVAAASYEARKFGVRSAMPSVTAKRQCPDLIFVKPRFEVYKAISRQIRDIFAEHTPIIEPLSLDEAYLDVTENLQGIPLARDVALRIREKIKTETGLNASAGISYNKFLAKLASDHRKPNGQFVISPEMGPAFVETLPVGKFHGIGPATSAKMNALGLFTGRDIRNQTLEFMNANFGKSGAYYYWISRGVDERPVRADRIRKSIGAETTFSTDLSEYGALVAELKPLVDKVWRHCETTGNRGRTVTLKIKFADFEIITRSRSAASVVAGRDDLERLACGLVEAEMPLPKRVRLLGVSLSALQAGDDAEPQLTFGI; from the coding sequence ATGAGCGAATCCGGCACGGTGACTGGCGAGGTCTCGCCCGTCCGCAAGATCCTCCATATCGACATGGATGCGTTCTATGCGTCCGTGGAGCAGCGCGATAATCCGGAGCTGCGCGGCAAGGCGGTCGCCGTCGGAGGCTCCGCGGAGCGCGGCGTCGTCGCGGCCGCCAGCTACGAGGCCCGCAAGTTCGGGGTTCGCTCCGCCATGCCGTCGGTGACGGCGAAGCGGCAATGTCCCGACCTAATCTTCGTCAAGCCGCGCTTCGAGGTCTACAAGGCGATCTCCAGGCAGATCCGCGACATCTTCGCCGAGCACACGCCCATCATCGAGCCGTTGTCGCTCGACGAGGCCTATCTCGACGTCACCGAGAACCTGCAAGGCATTCCGCTGGCGCGGGACGTCGCCTTACGTATCCGCGAGAAGATCAAGACCGAGACGGGCCTCAACGCGTCGGCGGGCATCTCCTACAACAAATTTCTGGCCAAGCTCGCTTCCGATCATCGCAAGCCTAACGGCCAGTTCGTGATCTCGCCTGAGATGGGTCCCGCTTTCGTCGAGACGCTGCCCGTCGGCAAGTTCCACGGCATAGGCCCGGCGACGAGTGCGAAGATGAACGCGCTCGGCCTGTTCACCGGCCGCGACATTCGCAACCAGACGCTGGAGTTCATGAACGCGAATTTCGGCAAGTCGGGCGCGTATTATTACTGGATCTCACGCGGCGTCGACGAACGGCCGGTCCGGGCCGACCGCATCCGCAAGTCCATCGGCGCGGAGACCACGTTCTCGACCGATCTCAGCGAATATGGCGCGCTGGTCGCCGAACTCAAGCCGCTCGTCGACAAGGTCTGGCGCCATTGCGAGACCACCGGAAATCGAGGCCGCACCGTCACCTTGAAGATCAAATTTGCCGACTTCGAGATCATCACGCGCAGCAGATCCGCCGCTTCGGTGGTTGCGGGCCGGGACGATCTGGAGCGGCTGGCCTGTGGCCTGGTCGAAGCCGAGATGCCGTTGCCCAAGCGCGTCAGGCTGCTCGGGGTCTCGCTGTCCGCCCTCCAGGCCGGGGACGATGCAGAGCCGCAGCTGACGTTCGGCATTTGA
- a CDS encoding DNA-3-methyladenine glycosylase I, which produces MTSFKTIRARAEKRKGGPKALEKLMPEKPDLKGLAKRGDDRILAEMSKRVFCAGFAWSVIDSKWDGFEEAFLHFQPAKLTFQPEDYWEGLLRDARIVRNAAKIMSVRDNAAFMQEIAKEHGSFGKFLAKWPSSDEVGLLDLLTRRGSRLGGNTGQMLLRFVGWDGFVTSKDVVACLREAGLDIAEEVKSKRDLAKVQAQFNAWAEETGLPYIYLSRICALSIGEVRGK; this is translated from the coding sequence ATGACCTCCTTCAAGACCATTCGTGCCCGCGCCGAGAAGCGCAAGGGCGGGCCCAAGGCGCTCGAAAAGCTGATGCCCGAGAAGCCCGACCTGAAGGGCCTCGCAAAACGCGGCGACGACCGCATCCTCGCCGAGATGAGCAAGCGGGTGTTTTGCGCGGGCTTTGCATGGAGCGTGATCGATTCGAAATGGGACGGCTTTGAAGAGGCGTTCCTGCATTTCCAGCCGGCCAAGCTCACCTTCCAGCCCGAGGACTATTGGGAAGGCCTCTTGCGCGACGCGCGCATCGTGCGCAACGCCGCCAAGATCATGTCGGTGCGCGACAATGCCGCCTTCATGCAGGAGATCGCGAAGGAGCACGGCAGCTTCGGCAAATTTCTGGCGAAGTGGCCATCCTCAGATGAGGTCGGCCTGCTCGATCTCCTGACCAGGCGCGGCTCCAGGCTCGGCGGCAATACCGGCCAGATGCTGCTGCGCTTCGTCGGCTGGGACGGTTTCGTCACATCCAAGGACGTGGTCGCCTGCCTGCGCGAAGCGGGTCTCGACATCGCCGAAGAGGTCAAATCCAAGCGCGATCTCGCCAAGGTGCAGGCGCAGTTCAACGCCTGGGCCGAGGAGACCGGTCTGCCTTACATCTATCTGTCACGGATCTGCGCGCTGTCGATCGGTGAGGTCAGGGGCAAGTAG
- a CDS encoding metallophosphoesterase family protein, producing MRCLVVADLHYSLPQLDWLVSAAPQFDLVIFAGDALDIGSMVDFRAQIVVVKKYLTLLAAQTRVILCSGNHDLDERNADGEKISRWISEVREMGIACDGDSLAIGDTLFTVCPWWDGPLVKQRIVEQLRDAAAGRPRRWIWAHHAPPANSPTSWGGKRFFGDVDLVQWIMQYQPSMVISGHVHQSPFITDGSWFDRLGQSWVFNTGLQPGRPPTYIVLDLDADQAFWLAAGEAQWIDLAAPLKRPAAPIEAPPDWLTFLDRIADPSLARPQAAAG from the coding sequence ATGCGCTGCCTGGTCGTGGCCGACCTGCATTACTCGCTGCCGCAGCTCGACTGGCTGGTCAGCGCCGCTCCGCAATTCGACCTCGTGATCTTCGCCGGCGATGCGCTCGACATCGGCTCGATGGTGGATTTTCGCGCGCAGATCGTGGTGGTGAAAAAATACCTCACGCTGCTCGCCGCCCAGACCCGCGTGATCCTCTGCTCCGGCAATCACGACCTCGACGAGCGTAATGCGGACGGCGAGAAGATCTCGCGCTGGATCTCCGAGGTGCGCGAGATGGGCATTGCCTGCGATGGCGACAGCCTCGCCATCGGCGACACGCTGTTCACGGTGTGCCCGTGGTGGGACGGGCCGCTGGTCAAGCAGCGCATCGTCGAGCAACTGCGCGACGCGGCGGCCGGTCGACCGAGGCGATGGATCTGGGCGCATCATGCGCCGCCGGCGAATTCACCGACCAGCTGGGGCGGCAAGCGCTTCTTCGGCGACGTCGACCTGGTGCAATGGATCATGCAGTACCAGCCGTCGATGGTGATCTCGGGCCATGTGCACCAGTCGCCCTTCATCACCGACGGCTCGTGGTTCGACCGGCTGGGCCAGAGCTGGGTGTTCAACACCGGCCTGCAACCCGGCCGTCCCCCGACCTACATCGTGCTGGACCTCGACGCGGACCAGGCGTTCTGGCTTGCGGCCGGCGAAGCGCAATGGATCGATCTTGCCGCGCCGCTGAAGCGGCCCGCAGCTCCGATCGAGGCGCCGCCGGACTGGCTCACATTCTTGGATCGGATTGCCGATCCGAGCCTGGCGAGACCTCAAGCGGCGGCAGGTTGA
- a CDS encoding Crp/Fnr family transcriptional regulator yields the protein MRAVLDYCTGGTERQLAAGAVVVTEGGTTGHLYVLMQGKLEVLKGEMVVATVTEPGAVLGEMSVLLGQPHTATVRACSDAVVYEFEDAASFLAQEPGVALLIAKMLAQRLNVANTYLADLKRQYAGHGTHLAMVGEVLQSMINLPPLEVSPGSDRQSDPRM from the coding sequence ATGCGTGCAGTTCTGGACTATTGCACCGGCGGAACGGAGCGGCAGCTTGCGGCCGGCGCGGTCGTCGTCACCGAGGGCGGCACCACCGGCCATCTCTATGTGCTGATGCAGGGCAAGCTCGAGGTGCTCAAGGGCGAGATGGTGGTTGCCACCGTCACCGAGCCCGGCGCGGTGCTCGGCGAGATGTCCGTGCTGCTGGGTCAGCCGCATACCGCAACCGTGCGGGCCTGCTCCGATGCGGTCGTCTACGAGTTCGAGGATGCCGCCTCGTTCCTCGCGCAGGAGCCGGGCGTGGCGCTTTTGATCGCAAAAATGCTGGCGCAGCGGCTCAACGTCGCCAACACCTATCTGGCCGATCTCAAGCGGCAATATGCCGGCCACGGCACGCATCTGGCCATGGTCGGCGAGGTGCTCCAGAGCATGATCAACCTGCCGCCGCTTGAGGTCTCGCCAGGCTCGGATCGGCAATCCGATCCAAGAATGTGA
- a CDS encoding GNAT family N-acetyltransferase: MSQPSLDAVVEPDETKGTLRIRTASVSDVESLSIYFTSLSTTTRNKRFMGARADLAVVAAECVAKAGHPDRFTLLAELRQEGQSTIIGETLYAYDAASRHGDFAISVADVFQRKGVGLKMMSAMERHASDLGHEMIAAETARANAEMRGLAKKAGFEDTGLGDWQSVHLAKRLSR; the protein is encoded by the coding sequence ATGTCACAGCCATCTCTGGATGCCGTTGTCGAGCCGGATGAGACGAAAGGCACACTCCGCATCAGGACCGCCAGCGTGTCCGATGTGGAGAGCCTGTCGATCTATTTCACGAGCCTCTCCACGACAACGCGCAACAAGCGTTTCATGGGCGCGCGGGCGGACCTCGCCGTGGTCGCGGCCGAGTGCGTTGCCAAAGCCGGCCATCCCGATCGTTTCACCTTGCTCGCCGAGCTCAGGCAGGAGGGCCAGAGCACGATCATCGGCGAGACGCTCTACGCCTATGACGCGGCCAGCCGCCACGGTGATTTCGCCATCTCCGTCGCCGATGTCTTTCAGCGCAAAGGGGTCGGCCTGAAGATGATGTCTGCGATGGAGCGGCACGCGAGCGATCTCGGTCACGAGATGATCGCAGCCGAGACCGCGCGGGCAAATGCCGAAATGCGCGGCCTTGCGAAGAAGGCGGGATTCGAGGACACCGGCCTCGGCGACTGGCAGTCGGTCCACCTCGCAAAGCGGCTGTCGCGCTAG